Proteins from a genomic interval of Mycobacteriales bacterium:
- a CDS encoding CocE/NonD family hydrolase — protein MSFDPPATPGPRWSRISRGALASPLLLAALGTGLAVATGGAAHAATCPSSTTTRVAASGGAVAYSYVRGCITSFDGTPIVYNLFEPTGASARHRVYAVLEGPGWGGAGNTTPDNNLLKADYAYLTWDPRGFGQSGGVAEVDSPLSEGRDVSALITDVLGSRPEIAVDTDRRDSTYGQPAVGMLGASYGGGIQLSSAAFDRRIKAIVPEWAWNNLDYSLYPGGNIKLGWDELLFGAGLAESGAAHAATVTGGTAGTQTGGYDPNIYRSEVAGLAEGYPDQQTLGWFGQRSMASWGGGRDGHVPDVPTLLVQGTVDTLFNLDEAWANWNMIHKADPKNPVKMIAFCGGHVSCPTGNGYSDTPRTGFEKGVPDSTFIENAAINWYDVYLRHDRGAKDTLPTVLGQDQAGTWHALTSFPTAAGPGGATLTKTALSGTVLSTGVPTGTGPNSSIDPAVTDGASPSGDPGTLTVALITHAKADTLIAGEPHIALTVTVDGPSTGLFFKLVDVATNQVVDLQTASYRLDNTDLPNNANNPNLPPAAEKVSLDMVGVVYDLPKGDSLELQVSTSAAPFTPNRGASVVSLSGSLLLPTFQG, from the coding sequence GTGTCCTTCGACCCGCCCGCGACGCCCGGCCCGCGATGGAGCCGGATCAGCCGGGGGGCGCTCGCCTCACCGCTGCTGCTCGCCGCCCTCGGCACCGGCCTGGCGGTGGCCACCGGCGGCGCCGCGCACGCGGCGACCTGCCCCAGCTCGACCACGACCAGGGTGGCCGCGTCCGGCGGCGCGGTGGCCTACAGCTACGTCCGCGGCTGCATCACGAGCTTCGACGGCACGCCGATCGTGTACAACCTGTTCGAGCCGACCGGCGCCTCCGCCCGGCACCGGGTGTACGCCGTCCTCGAAGGGCCGGGCTGGGGTGGCGCCGGAAACACGACGCCGGACAACAACCTGCTCAAGGCCGACTACGCCTACCTCACCTGGGACCCCCGCGGATTCGGCCAGTCCGGCGGGGTCGCCGAGGTGGACAGCCCGCTGTCCGAGGGCCGCGACGTCTCGGCGCTGATCACCGACGTGCTCGGCTCGCGGCCCGAGATCGCGGTCGACACCGACCGGCGGGATTCGACCTACGGCCAGCCGGCGGTGGGGATGCTCGGGGCGAGCTACGGCGGCGGGATCCAGCTGTCCAGCGCCGCCTTCGACCGCCGGATCAAGGCGATCGTGCCCGAGTGGGCGTGGAACAACCTCGACTACTCGCTCTACCCGGGGGGCAACATCAAGCTCGGCTGGGACGAGTTGCTCTTCGGCGCCGGTCTCGCTGAGTCAGGGGCGGCACACGCCGCGACGGTGACCGGTGGCACCGCCGGCACCCAGACCGGCGGCTACGACCCGAACATCTACCGCTCCGAGGTAGCCGGCCTCGCCGAGGGTTACCCCGACCAGCAGACCCTCGGCTGGTTCGGCCAGCGTTCGATGGCCAGCTGGGGCGGCGGGCGCGACGGTCACGTCCCGGACGTGCCGACCCTGCTCGTCCAGGGCACCGTCGACACGCTGTTCAACCTCGACGAAGCCTGGGCGAACTGGAACATGATCCACAAGGCTGACCCGAAGAACCCGGTCAAGATGATCGCGTTCTGCGGTGGGCATGTGTCCTGCCCCACCGGAAACGGCTACAGCGACACGCCCCGCACCGGCTTCGAGAAGGGGGTCCCCGACTCGACGTTCATCGAGAACGCGGCGATCAACTGGTACGACGTCTACCTCCGCCACGACCGGGGCGCGAAAGACACCCTGCCAACGGTGCTCGGCCAGGACCAGGCCGGCACCTGGCATGCCTTGACCAGCTTCCCGACCGCGGCCGGTCCAGGCGGGGCGACCCTCACGAAGACCGCGCTGTCCGGGACGGTGCTCAGCACCGGCGTCCCCACCGGAACCGGCCCCAACTCCTCGATCGACCCGGCCGTGACCGACGGGGCCTCGCCCAGCGGCGACCCGGGCACGCTCACCGTGGCGCTGATCACGCACGCCAAGGCCGACACGTTGATCGCCGGCGAGCCGCACATCGCGCTCACGGTCACCGTGGACGGGCCGAGCACCGGCCTGTTCTTCAAGCTGGTCGACGTCGCCACCAACCAGGTGGTCGACCTGCAGACCGCTTCCTACCGGCTGGACAACACCGACCTGCCGAACAACGCCAACAACCCCAACCTGCCGCCGGCGGCGGAGAAGGTCTCGCTCGACATGGTCGGCGTGGTCTACGACCTGCCGAAGGGCGACAGCCTGGAGCTGCAGGTGTCGACGTCGGCCGCCCCGTTCACGCCCAACCGCGGCGCATCCGTCGTCAGCCTCAGCGGGTCGCTCCTGCTGCCCACCTTCCAGGGCTAG
- a CDS encoding regulatory protein RecX, producing the protein MFPVQDPTAAERARERWSAQALGDEGGRRLGRAVSADDPADGPGADGADGSDADPEAVARAICLRLLTAAPRTRAQLATAMRRKGLPEDVSARVLDRFEELHLINDTAYAEAFIENRKNRGLARRALADQLRQRGVDAAVADEALGEVDPEAEHASALAFAAERFRRFSPLPAQVAVRRLYGMLVRKGYSTAVSSRVIREVVNGGR; encoded by the coding sequence ATGTTCCCGGTTCAGGATCCGACGGCCGCCGAGCGGGCCCGAGAGCGCTGGTCGGCGCAGGCGCTCGGTGACGAGGGTGGCCGGCGACTCGGTCGCGCGGTCTCGGCCGACGACCCGGCGGATGGTCCCGGAGCGGACGGAGCGGACGGGTCGGACGCCGACCCGGAGGCGGTGGCCCGGGCGATCTGCCTGCGGCTGCTCACCGCCGCCCCGCGCACCCGGGCGCAGCTCGCCACCGCCATGCGCCGCAAGGGTTTGCCGGAAGATGTCTCCGCCCGGGTGCTCGACCGGTTCGAGGAACTGCACCTGATCAACGACACGGCCTACGCCGAGGCGTTCATCGAGAACCGCAAGAACCGGGGCCTGGCCCGGCGCGCGCTGGCCGATCAGCTGCGCCAGCGCGGGGTCGATGCCGCGGTCGCCGACGAGGCGCTCGGCGAGGTGGATCCCGAAGCCGAGCACGCCAGCGCGCTGGCGTTCGCCGCGGAGCGCTTTCGACGGTTCTCCCCGCTGCCGGCGCAGGTCGCGGTGCGCCGGCTCTACGGCATGCTCGTCCGCAAGGGTTACTCCACCGCGGTGTCCTCGCGGGTGATCCGCGAGGTGGTGAACGGCGGTCGCTGA
- the recA gene encoding recombinase RecA has product MSVAAASFASNRGKRGVGMAAPDRDKALETALGQIERQFGKGSVMRLGDEVRAPIEVIPTGSIALDVALGIGGLPRGRVVEIYGPESSGKTTVALHAIANAQKLGGIAAFIDAEHALDPEYAKKLGVDTDALLVSQPDTGEQALEIADMLIRSGAIDIIVIDSVAALVPRAELEGEMGDAHVGLQARLMSQALRKITGALSNTGTTAVFINQLREKVGVFFGSPEVTSGGKALKFYASVRLDVRRIETLKDGQEAVGSRIKVKVVKNKVSPPFRIAEMDLLFNQGLSREGGIIDLGVEQGIVRKSGAWYTYEGDQLGQGKENARTFLKDNPDLADEIEKKIKEKLGIGPKVDAPADVAPIDPIPVDF; this is encoded by the coding sequence ATGTCGGTGGCTGCGGCTAGCTTCGCAAGCAACCGCGGGAAGCGAGGGGTCGGCATGGCAGCACCGGATCGGGACAAGGCTCTGGAGACCGCGCTCGGCCAGATCGAGCGGCAGTTCGGCAAGGGCTCCGTGATGCGGCTCGGCGACGAGGTGCGAGCGCCGATCGAGGTCATCCCGACCGGGTCGATCGCGCTGGACGTCGCCCTCGGCATCGGCGGCCTACCGCGCGGGCGGGTGGTGGAGATATATGGACCCGAGAGCAGCGGAAAGACGACCGTCGCATTGCACGCGATCGCCAACGCCCAGAAATTGGGCGGGATCGCCGCCTTCATCGACGCCGAGCACGCGCTGGATCCGGAGTACGCCAAGAAGCTCGGCGTCGACACCGATGCCCTCCTCGTCTCCCAGCCGGACACCGGTGAGCAGGCCCTGGAGATCGCCGACATGCTGATCCGTTCCGGGGCGATCGACATCATCGTCATCGACTCGGTGGCGGCGCTCGTCCCACGGGCCGAGCTCGAGGGCGAGATGGGCGACGCCCACGTCGGCTTGCAGGCCCGGCTGATGAGCCAGGCCCTTCGCAAGATCACCGGTGCGCTGAGCAACACCGGCACGACGGCGGTCTTCATCAACCAGCTGCGGGAGAAGGTCGGTGTCTTCTTCGGCAGCCCCGAGGTGACCTCCGGCGGCAAGGCCCTGAAGTTCTATGCCTCGGTGCGACTCGACGTCCGGCGGATCGAGACGCTCAAGGACGGCCAGGAGGCCGTCGGTAGCCGGATCAAGGTCAAGGTGGTCAAGAACAAGGTGAGCCCACCGTTCCGGATCGCCGAGATGGATCTGCTGTTCAACCAGGGGCTGAGCCGCGAAGGCGGGATCATCGACCTCGGGGTGGAGCAGGGCATCGTCCGCAAGTCCGGAGCCTGGTACACCTACGAGGGCGACCAGCTCGGTCAGGGCAAGGAGAACGCCCGGACCTTCCTCAAGGACAACCCGGACCTCGCGGACGAGATCGAGAAGAAGATCAAGGAGAAGCTCGGGATCGGCCCCAAGGTCGATGCGCCGGCCGACGTCGCCCCGATCGACCCGATCCCGGTGGACTTCTGA
- a CDS encoding DUF3046 domain-containing protein, translating to MRLTDFWLRMERVFGPGYAESVARDQVIAALGGRTAMEALAAGEAAKDVWRAVCEAFQVPPRER from the coding sequence GTGCGGCTCACCGATTTCTGGCTCCGGATGGAGCGCGTGTTCGGCCCGGGGTACGCGGAATCGGTGGCCCGCGACCAGGTGATCGCTGCGCTGGGCGGGCGGACGGCGATGGAGGCGTTGGCAGCCGGTGAGGCGGCGAAGGACGTCTGGCGGGCCGTCTGTGAGGCGTTCCAGGTGCCACCGCGGGAGCGGTGA
- a CDS encoding DEAD/DEAH box helicase yields MPSPDRFSPATRAWFDASFAAPTPAQVGAWAALADDEDVLVVAPTGSGKTLAAFLDALDRITTSPPPKDSRHRCRVLYVSPLKALAVDIERNLRSPLAGIRGQAARLGLPMPDVAVTVRSGDTPPQERRRFATRPPDILITTPESLFLVLTSRAREQLAGVGTVIVDEIHSLISTKRGSHLALSLERLDALLDRPARRIGLSATVRPPEEVATFLGGTRPVRVVAPTSAKAIEVKVVVPVEDMAEPGADADAAADPRTGSIWPAVEARVLDLVLDHRSTIVFANSRRLAERLAGRLDDLAAERELTGPVAAAHHGSVSREERSRIEESLKAGRLPAVVATSSLELGIDMGAVDLVVQVESPPSVAAGLQRIGRAGHQVGAVSRGVIFPKYRGDLLCAAVVAERMNAGAIEELRYPRNPLDVLAQQIVAMVAMEPWPVDDLLALARRAAPFRELPTSAFEAVLDMLAGRYPSDEFAELRPRLVWDRVGGVLSGRPGAQRLAVTSGGTIPDRGLFGVFLVGGADGTGSRRVGELDEEMVYESRVGEVFTLGASSWRIEDITHDRVLVSPAPGQPGKLPFWHGDTLGRPMELGRALGAFVRETSALPAAQARLRLAAAGLDGWAAENLLGYLAEQRSAAGHLPDDRTIVVERFRDELGDWRIAVHSPFGAKVHAPWALALAARLRESSGLDVQAMHTDDGIVLRLPDTDDAPPSGLAVFEAEEVEALVRAEVGGSALFASRFRECAARSLLLPRRRPDRRTPLWQQRQRAAQLLAVASRFGSFPVVLETMRECLQDVYDLPGLVGLMREIAGRKVRVVEVETEVPSPFARSLLFGYVAAFMYEGDAPLAERRAAALSLDSSLLAELLGQAELRELIDPAALESLEAELAWLTPQRLVRDSEGAADLLRVLGDLAAAEAALRGVQPDWLLTLEETRRAIRVRIAGEERWAPIEDAGRLRDALGTPLPVGVPAAFLEPVADPWAELVARYARTHGPFRAGDIAARYGVGTAVTGDALSRLAAAGRVVRGEFRPDGAGVEWCDAAVLRGLRRRSLARLRQEVEPVPATALARFLPAWQQLASAAGRGPETLLRVIENLQGYPLPASGLESAVLPARVSDYHPAMLDELCAAGEVVWIGRGALPGADGWITLLRSDTAALLAGAPGLDEGAPTPMHAAVLEALSGGAALFYRALAERVGGDEPALLGALWDLVWAGRVTNDTLAPLRALLAGAGGSAARARTRGGGRRRPALPLRSGPPAAAGRWSLVPAPAGDPTRRLHALAETLLDRYGVVTRGAVAAEHVPGGFAAIYRVLSGFEAAGRARRGYFVEGLGAAQFAAPGAVDQLRALAAGAGGEDPWQPPVPGGWAATGWAEQRRRRERSGALVLAATDPAQPYGAALPWPKGTGHRPGRKAGAIVVVVDGTLALYVERGGKTLLSFSDAAQVLTPAADALALAVREGVLGRLAVERADGSPVVDSPLAAALESAGFRPTPRGLRMRA; encoded by the coding sequence ATGCCGTCCCCGGACCGTTTCTCCCCCGCCACTCGGGCCTGGTTCGACGCGTCGTTCGCCGCGCCGACACCGGCCCAGGTCGGCGCCTGGGCGGCGCTCGCGGATGACGAGGACGTCCTGGTCGTCGCCCCCACCGGGTCCGGGAAGACCCTCGCCGCATTCCTCGACGCCCTGGACCGGATCACCACCTCCCCGCCGCCGAAGGACAGCCGACACCGCTGCCGGGTTCTGTACGTGTCCCCGCTCAAGGCGCTGGCCGTCGACATCGAGCGCAACCTTCGATCCCCACTGGCCGGGATCCGCGGCCAGGCCGCCCGACTTGGCCTGCCGATGCCCGACGTGGCGGTCACCGTCCGCTCGGGCGACACGCCACCGCAGGAGCGACGCCGGTTCGCCACCCGGCCGCCGGACATCCTGATCACCACGCCGGAGTCGCTGTTTCTTGTGCTCACCTCCCGGGCCCGCGAGCAACTGGCCGGGGTCGGGACCGTCATCGTGGACGAGATCCACTCGTTGATTTCGACTAAACGAGGCTCCCACCTCGCACTGTCCCTCGAACGGCTCGACGCGCTCCTCGACCGGCCGGCCCGTCGGATCGGGCTGTCCGCGACGGTCCGGCCGCCGGAGGAGGTGGCGACGTTCCTCGGGGGCACCCGCCCGGTGCGCGTCGTCGCGCCGACGTCGGCGAAGGCCATCGAGGTGAAGGTGGTGGTGCCCGTCGAGGACATGGCCGAGCCGGGCGCCGATGCGGACGCGGCCGCCGACCCGCGAACCGGATCGATCTGGCCGGCGGTCGAGGCCCGGGTGCTCGATCTCGTCCTCGATCACCGGTCGACGATCGTGTTCGCGAATTCCCGCCGGCTGGCCGAGCGGCTCGCCGGCCGCCTCGACGACCTCGCCGCGGAGCGGGAGCTGACCGGGCCGGTCGCGGCGGCGCACCACGGCTCGGTGAGCCGGGAGGAGCGCTCCCGGATCGAGGAGTCGCTCAAGGCCGGCCGGCTGCCCGCGGTCGTGGCGACGTCGTCCCTGGAGCTGGGCATCGACATGGGTGCGGTCGACCTGGTCGTCCAGGTCGAGTCCCCGCCCTCGGTGGCCGCGGGCCTGCAACGGATCGGCCGGGCCGGTCACCAGGTCGGCGCGGTCTCCCGGGGGGTGATCTTCCCGAAGTACCGCGGCGATCTGCTCTGCGCCGCCGTCGTGGCGGAGCGGATGAACGCCGGCGCCATCGAGGAGCTCCGCTACCCGCGCAACCCGCTCGACGTGCTGGCCCAGCAGATCGTCGCGATGGTGGCGATGGAGCCGTGGCCGGTGGACGACCTGCTCGCCCTGGCCCGGCGCGCCGCGCCGTTCCGGGAGCTTCCGACCTCCGCGTTCGAGGCCGTTCTGGACATGCTCGCCGGTCGCTACCCGAGCGACGAGTTCGCCGAGCTACGGCCGCGGCTGGTGTGGGACCGGGTGGGCGGCGTGCTGTCCGGACGGCCGGGCGCCCAACGGCTAGCCGTGACGTCCGGCGGCACGATCCCCGATCGGGGCCTGTTCGGCGTGTTCCTCGTCGGGGGTGCCGACGGTACCGGTTCCCGCCGGGTCGGCGAGCTCGACGAGGAGATGGTGTACGAGTCCCGGGTGGGCGAGGTGTTCACCCTCGGTGCGTCGTCGTGGCGGATCGAGGACATCACCCATGACCGGGTGCTCGTCTCGCCGGCGCCCGGGCAACCCGGGAAGCTCCCGTTCTGGCACGGTGACACCCTCGGCCGCCCGATGGAGCTGGGGCGTGCGCTCGGCGCGTTCGTCCGGGAAACCTCCGCGCTGCCGGCGGCGCAGGCGAGGCTCCGGTTGGCCGCCGCGGGTCTGGACGGCTGGGCGGCGGAGAACCTGCTCGGCTACCTCGCCGAACAGCGGAGCGCGGCCGGCCACCTGCCGGACGACCGGACGATCGTCGTCGAGCGGTTCCGCGACGAGCTGGGCGACTGGCGGATCGCCGTGCACTCGCCGTTCGGCGCCAAGGTGCACGCGCCCTGGGCGCTGGCGCTGGCCGCCCGGCTGCGCGAATCCTCCGGCCTGGACGTCCAGGCGATGCACACCGACGACGGGATCGTGCTGCGACTGCCGGACACCGACGACGCCCCGCCGTCCGGTCTCGCGGTGTTCGAGGCGGAGGAGGTGGAGGCGCTCGTTAGAGCCGAAGTCGGCGGCTCGGCACTGTTCGCGAGCCGTTTCCGGGAATGCGCCGCACGCTCCCTGCTCCTCCCACGCCGCCGGCCCGATCGGCGGACACCGTTGTGGCAGCAGCGGCAGCGGGCCGCCCAGTTGCTCGCGGTGGCCAGCCGATTCGGCTCGTTCCCGGTGGTGCTCGAAACGATGCGCGAGTGCCTCCAGGACGTGTACGACCTGCCGGGGCTGGTCGGGCTGATGCGGGAGATCGCCGGCCGCAAGGTCCGCGTCGTCGAGGTCGAGACCGAGGTGCCGTCCCCGTTCGCCCGGTCCCTGCTCTTCGGCTACGTCGCGGCCTTCATGTACGAGGGGGACGCGCCGCTCGCCGAGCGCCGGGCGGCCGCGTTGTCGTTGGATTCCAGCCTGCTCGCCGAGCTGCTCGGGCAGGCCGAGCTTCGCGAGCTCATCGACCCGGCGGCGCTGGAATCGCTCGAGGCCGAGCTGGCGTGGCTGACCCCCCAGCGACTCGTCCGCGACAGCGAGGGCGCCGCCGATCTGCTGCGGGTGCTCGGCGACCTAGCCGCGGCCGAGGCGGCCCTGCGCGGTGTTCAGCCCGACTGGCTGCTCACCCTCGAGGAGACCCGCCGGGCGATCCGGGTGCGCATCGCCGGCGAGGAGCGCTGGGCGCCGATCGAGGACGCCGGCCGGTTGCGGGACGCCCTCGGGACGCCGCTGCCGGTCGGGGTACCGGCGGCCTTCCTCGAGCCGGTGGCCGATCCCTGGGCCGAGCTCGTGGCGCGATACGCGCGAACCCATGGGCCGTTCCGCGCCGGCGATATCGCGGCGCGCTACGGGGTCGGCACGGCGGTGACCGGCGACGCGCTGTCCCGGCTGGCCGCTGCCGGCCGGGTGGTGCGCGGCGAGTTCCGGCCGGACGGGGCCGGGGTCGAGTGGTGCGACGCCGCGGTGCTGCGCGGACTCCGCCGGCGCTCGCTGGCCCGGCTCCGACAGGAGGTGGAGCCGGTCCCGGCCACCGCGCTCGCCCGGTTCCTTCCGGCCTGGCAGCAACTCGCCAGCGCGGCCGGACGGGGCCCGGAGACGCTGCTGCGGGTAATCGAAAACCTCCAGGGTTACCCGCTGCCCGCGTCCGGGCTCGAGTCCGCGGTGTTGCCCGCCCGCGTCAGCGACTACCACCCGGCCATGCTCGACGAGCTGTGCGCGGCGGGCGAGGTGGTCTGGATCGGACGCGGCGCGTTGCCCGGCGCGGACGGCTGGATCACCCTGTTGCGCAGCGACACCGCGGCCCTGCTTGCCGGGGCCCCCGGGCTCGACGAGGGCGCACCGACCCCGATGCACGCCGCGGTCCTCGAGGCACTGTCCGGCGGGGCGGCGCTGTTCTATCGGGCGCTGGCCGAACGGGTCGGCGGCGACGAGCCCGCGTTGCTCGGCGCGCTGTGGGACCTCGTGTGGGCCGGGCGGGTGACCAACGACACGCTGGCCCCGCTGCGGGCCCTGCTCGCCGGGGCGGGGGGGTCCGCAGCCCGGGCCCGGACCCGGGGCGGCGGGCGACGCCGACCGGCGCTGCCGTTGCGCTCCGGACCGCCGGCGGCCGCCGGACGCTGGTCACTGGTCCCGGCACCGGCGGGCGATCCGACCCGCAGGCTGCATGCCCTGGCCGAAACCCTGCTCGACCGGTACGGGGTCGTCACCCGCGGCGCGGTCGCCGCCGAGCATGTTCCGGGCGGCTTCGCCGCGATCTACCGGGTGCTCAGCGGATTCGAGGCCGCCGGCCGAGCCCGGCGCGGCTACTTCGTCGAGGGCCTGGGTGCCGCGCAGTTCGCCGCCCCCGGTGCGGTGGATCAGCTCCGCGCGCTGGCCGCAGGGGCCGGCGGGGAGGATCCGTGGCAGCCGCCGGTACCGGGCGGCTGGGCCGCCACCGGCTGGGCCGAGCAGCGCCGTCGCCGGGAGCGCTCCGGCGCCCTGGTCCTGGCCGCCACCGACCCGGCCCAGCCCTACGGCGCCGCCCTGCCCTGGCCGAAGGGCACCGGGCATCGACCCGGCCGCAAGGCGGGGGCGATCGTCGTCGTGGTCGACGGGACGCTGGCGCTCTACGTCGAGCGCGGCGGGAAGACGTTGCTGTCCTTCAGCGACGCCGCACAGGTGCTCACCCCGGCGGCGGACGCGCTCGCGCTGGCCGTCCGGGAGGGGGTCCTCGGCCGGCTGGCCGTGGAGCGGGCCGACGGGAGCCCGGTCGTCGACTCCCCGCTCGCCGCGGCGCTGGAGTCGGCGGGTTTCCGACCGACTCCGCGGGGGCTGCGGATGCGGGCCTGA
- a CDS encoding sialidase family protein: MARLKRRHVLALAVPLALGLTLAQPLGAASLAASGAQGPTFTPSVRADAADGASFGQNEPQVTVDQTGLTYVTWQIALATDSPVVTTRDARTFSRYVYPDKGHSNDGDVAFAHVSYPSTGRDLAAGPAGANGVFFAQLGPGSCGAIEIRAATTIDQGGHWTGAQDAACQPCQVDRPWIAAYTPPADRNTAVATKNTAIYAEHHDFCASNVWLTKSTDGGATWSTTPVNVEQPGSAAQLTSACNSIPGGIAVAQGGPHAGRVFAVWSTSDPAINATTGCNYSQFQPFDHIFVSYSDDGGSTWTSQAVFNDPCDPNPPAPPPSVVTNPPVGTCQDVSELFNSVASDDAGNIYVAYARRAVSDGSKAEYDVYLATSTDGGATWVNHRVTPDGTGTHYAPWVAAGGNGGVDVAYYVTPYVEGVGSFNKPAAAPPTALWNVDMAQSLDHGTSWTNTRVSDHAIYFGDYCTTGISCGTPLSGANNWGADRILYDDLGVAVGPDGGARIAWTDAHDSWTGSCRSGPTATASCQKTHVYFACQNGGVGLQGETITGCGKIAAVAVSNPGSPRAPTTPPRVSPAVGSLPSTGTGPGAAIAGLLALAVAGLLLRARRRSSRGGSAAG, translated from the coding sequence ATGGCCAGGTTGAAACGTCGCCACGTGCTAGCACTGGCGGTCCCGCTGGCGCTCGGGCTCACCCTGGCTCAGCCGCTGGGCGCGGCCTCGCTCGCGGCGAGCGGCGCGCAGGGACCCACGTTCACGCCGAGCGTGCGTGCCGATGCCGCCGACGGCGCGTCTTTCGGTCAGAACGAGCCGCAGGTCACCGTGGACCAGACCGGGCTCACCTACGTGACCTGGCAGATCGCCCTGGCCACTGACTCACCGGTGGTCACGACCCGGGACGCACGGACCTTCTCCCGGTACGTCTACCCGGACAAGGGCCACTCCAACGACGGCGATGTCGCATTCGCGCACGTCAGTTACCCGTCGACGGGACGGGACCTGGCGGCCGGCCCGGCCGGCGCGAACGGCGTTTTCTTCGCCCAGCTGGGCCCGGGGAGTTGCGGCGCAATCGAGATCCGGGCGGCCACCACGATCGACCAGGGCGGCCACTGGACCGGTGCCCAGGACGCCGCCTGCCAGCCCTGCCAGGTCGACCGGCCGTGGATCGCCGCCTACACCCCGCCGGCGGACCGCAATACGGCCGTCGCCACGAAGAACACCGCCATCTACGCCGAGCACCACGATTTCTGCGCGTCCAACGTGTGGCTCACGAAGAGCACGGACGGTGGGGCGACCTGGAGCACGACACCGGTCAACGTCGAGCAACCGGGCTCCGCCGCCCAGCTCACCTCGGCGTGCAACTCGATCCCAGGTGGGATCGCGGTAGCCCAGGGCGGCCCCCATGCCGGCCGGGTGTTCGCCGTGTGGTCGACCAGCGACCCGGCGATCAACGCGACGACCGGGTGCAACTACTCGCAGTTCCAGCCGTTCGACCACATCTTCGTCTCCTACTCCGACGACGGCGGGAGCACCTGGACGTCACAGGCGGTATTCAACGATCCGTGCGACCCGAACCCGCCGGCGCCGCCGCCGAGCGTGGTGACCAACCCACCGGTCGGCACCTGCCAGGACGTCAGCGAGCTGTTCAACTCGGTCGCCAGCGACGATGCGGGCAACATCTACGTTGCCTACGCGCGGCGTGCGGTCAGTGACGGGAGCAAGGCCGAGTACGACGTCTATCTCGCGACCAGCACCGACGGCGGAGCCACCTGGGTCAACCACCGGGTGACGCCGGACGGCACCGGTACGCACTACGCCCCGTGGGTCGCCGCCGGCGGCAACGGTGGGGTCGACGTCGCCTACTACGTGACCCCCTACGTCGAGGGGGTCGGCAGCTTCAACAAGCCGGCCGCGGCCCCGCCGACCGCGCTGTGGAACGTCGACATGGCTCAGTCGCTCGACCACGGAACCAGCTGGACGAACACCCGGGTCTCCGACCATGCGATCTATTTCGGCGACTACTGCACGACCGGAATCTCCTGCGGCACCCCGCTCAGCGGGGCCAACAACTGGGGGGCCGACCGGATCCTCTACGACGACCTAGGGGTCGCGGTCGGACCGGACGGTGGCGCGCGGATCGCCTGGACCGATGCGCATGACTCCTGGACCGGCAGCTGCCGGTCGGGACCGACCGCGACCGCCTCCTGCCAGAAGACCCACGTCTATTTCGCCTGCCAGAACGGCGGGGTCGGCCTGCAGGGCGAAACGATCACCGGCTGCGGCAAGATCGCCGCGGTGGCGGTCTCCAATCCTGGCTCTCCGCGCGCGCCGACCACCCCGCCGCGGGTGAGCCCGGCCGTGGGCAGCCTGCCGAGCACGGGAACCGGTCCGGGCGCCGCGATCGCGGGACTGCTCGCGCTGGCCGTGGCGGGACTGCTGCTTCGCGCTCGGCGTCGTTCCTCGAGGGGCGGCTCGGCCGCGGGCTAG
- a CDS encoding TetR/AcrR family transcriptional regulator, with translation MSADLSHVPTGGPVADPSAAPLRARGTRSRAGNAMGRTRAAVLDGAARAVEKYGSRRTTMGDIAALAGIAKATVYNHFRTKGDVYRAALDAAVLDLGHECAALARTNLAEALVFAADRVGGHPALRRVATEEPAVLAAFLTPGDGGTWRSVRSAAADLLNAAGRDAGAGSVDTVVRWVSSHAAAPGSGHTVAVGAEVLAAGLPRRPTPE, from the coding sequence GTGTCGGCCGATCTCAGCCACGTCCCGACCGGCGGGCCGGTCGCTGACCCGTCGGCTGCACCGCTCCGGGCCCGGGGCACCCGAAGCCGCGCGGGCAATGCGATGGGTCGAACCCGGGCGGCCGTGCTGGACGGTGCCGCCCGTGCCGTCGAGAAGTACGGCAGCCGGCGAACGACCATGGGCGACATCGCCGCCCTCGCCGGGATCGCCAAGGCGACTGTCTACAACCACTTCCGGACCAAGGGCGACGTCTACCGGGCGGCCCTCGACGCGGCGGTGCTTGACCTCGGTCACGAGTGCGCCGCGCTGGCCCGAACCAACCTTGCCGAGGCGCTCGTTTTCGCCGCCGACCGGGTCGGGGGTCACCCGGCGCTGCGCCGGGTCGCCACCGAGGAGCCGGCGGTGCTTGCCGCATTCCTGACCCCGGGAGATGGGGGAACGTGGCGCAGCGTGCGCTCCGCCGCCGCGGACTTGCTGAACGCTGCCGGTCGTGACGCCGGCGCGGGAAGCGTGGACACGGTGGTGCGCTGGGTGAGTAGCCATGCGGCGGCGCCCGGCTCCGGACACACGGTTGCGGTCGGTGCCGAGGTCCTCGCCGCCGGTCTGCCGAGGCGCCCCACGCCCGAATAG